Sequence from the Numida meleagris isolate 19003 breed g44 Domestic line chromosome 2, NumMel1.0, whole genome shotgun sequence genome:
NNNNNNNNNNNNNNNNNNNNNNNNNNNNNNNNNNNNNNNNNNNNNNNNNNNNNNNNNNNNNNNNNNNNNNNNNNNNNNNNNNNNNNNNNNNNNNNNNNNNNNNNNNNNNNNNNNNNNNNNNNNNNNNNNNNNNNNNNNNNNNNNNNNNNNNNNNNNNNNNNNNNNNNNNNNNNNNNNNNNNNNNNNNNNNNNNNNNNNNNNNNNNNNNNNNNNNNNNNNNNNNNNNNNNNNNNNNNNNNNNNNNNNNNNNNNNNNNNNNNNNNNNNNNNNNNNNNNNNNNNNNNNNNNNNNNNNNNNNNNNNNNNNNNNNNNNNNNNNNNNNNNNNNNNNNNNNNNNNNNNNNNNNNNNNNNNNNNNNNNNNNNNNNNNNNNNNNNNNNNNNNNNNNNNNNNNNNNNNNNNNNNNNNNNNNNNNNNNNNNNNNNNNNNNNNNNNNNNNNNNNNNNNNNNNNNNNNNNNNNNNNNNNNNNNNNNNNNNNNNNNNNNNNNNNNNNNNNNNNNNNNNNNNNNNNNNNNNNNNNNNNNNNNNNNNNNNNNNNNNNNNNNNNNNNNNNNNNNNNNNNNNNNNNNNNNNNNNNNNNNNNNNNNNNNNNNNNNNNNNNNNNNNNNNNNNNNNNNNNNNNNNNNNNNNNNNNNNNNNNNNNNNNNNNNNNNNNNNNNNNNNNNNNNNNNNNNNNNNNNNNNNNNNNNNNNNNNNNNNNNNNNNNNNNNNNNNNNNNNNNNNNNNNNNNNNNNNNNNNNNNNNNNNNNNNNNNNNNNNNNNNNNNNNNNNNNNNNNNNNNNNNNNNNNNNNNNNNNNNNNNNNNNNNNNNNNNNNNNNNNNNNNNNNNNNNNNNNNNNNNNNNNNNNNNNNNNNNNNNNNNNNNNNNNNNNNNNNNNNNNNNNNNNNNNNNNNNNNNNNNNNNNNNNNNNNNNNNNNNNNNNNNNNNNNNNNNNNNNNNNNNNNNNNNNNNNNNNNNNNNNNNNNNNNNNNNNNNNNNNNNNNNNNNNNNNNNNNNNNNNNNNNNNNNNNNNNNNNNNNNNNNNNNNNNNNNNNNNNNNNNNNNNNNNNNNNNNNNNNNNNNNNNNNNNNNNNNNNNNNNNNNNNNNNNNNNNNNNNNNNNNNNNNNNNNNNNNNNNNNNNNNNNNNNNNNNNNNNNNNNNNNNNNNNNNNNNNNNNNNNNNNNNNNNNNNNNNNNNNNNNNNNNNNNNNNNNNNNNNNNNNNNNNNNNNNNNNNNNNNNNNNNNNNNNNNNNNNNNNNNNNNNNNNNNNNNNNNNNNNNNNNNNNNNNNNNNNNNNNNNNNNNNNNNNNNNNNNNNNNNNNNNNNNNNNNNNNNNNNNNNNNNNNNNNNNNNNNNNNNNNNNNNNNNNNNNNNNNNNNNNNNNNNNNNNNNNNNNNNNNNNNNNNNNNNNNNNNNNNNNNNNNNNNNNNNNNNNNNNNNNNNNNNNNNNNNNNNNNNNNNNNNNNNNNNNNNNNNNNNNNNNNNNNNNNNNNNNNNNNNNNNNNNNNNNNNNNNNNNNNNNNNNNNNNNNNNNNNNNNNNNNNNNNNNNNNNNNNNNNNNNNNNNNNNNNNNNNNNNNNNNNNNNNNNNNNNNNNNNNNNNNNNNNNNNNNNNNNNNNNNNNNNNNNNNNNNNNNNNNNNNNNNNNNNNNNNNNNNNNNNNNNNNNNNNNNNNNNNNNNNNNNNNNNNNNNNNNNNNNNNNNNNNNNNNNNNNNNNNNNNNNNNNNNNNNNNNNNNNNNNNNNNNNNNNNNNNNNNNNNNNNNNNNNNNNNNNNNNNNNNNNNNNNNNNNNNNNNNNNNNNNNNNNNNNNNNNNNNNNNNNNNNNNNNNNNNNNNNNNNNNNNNNNNNNNNNNNNNNNNNNNNNNNNNNNNNNNNNNNNNNNNNNNNNNNNNNNNNNNNNNNNNNNNNNNNNNNNNNNNNNNNNNNNNNNNNNNNNNNNNNNNNNNNNNNNNNNNNNNNNNNNNNNNNNNNNNNNNNNNNNNNNNNNNNNNNNNNNNNNNNNNNNNNNNNNNNNNNNNNNNNNNNNNNNNNNNNNNNNNNNNNNNNNNNNNNNNNNNNNNNNNNNNNNNNNNNNNNNNNNNNNNNNNNNNNNNNNNNNNNNNNNNNNNNNNNNNNNNNNNNNNNNNNNNNNNNNNNNNNNNNNNNNNNNNNNNNNNNNNNNNNNNNNNNNNNNNNNNNNNNNNNNNNNNNNNNNNNNNNNNNNNNNNNNNNNNNNNNNNNNNNNNNNNNNNNNNNNNNNNNNNNNNNNNNNNNNNNNNNNNNNNNNNNNNNNNNNNNNNNNNNNNNNNNNNNNNNNNNNNNNNNNNNNNNNNNNNNNNNNNNNNNNNNNNNNNNNNNNNNNNNNNNNNNNNNNNNNNNNNNNNNNNNNNNNNNNNNNNNNNNNNNNNNNNNNNNNNNNNNNNNNNNNNNNNNNNNNNNNNNNNNNNNNNNNNNNNNNNNNNNNNNNNNNNNNNNNNNNNNNNNNNNNNNNNNNNNNNNNNNNNNNNNNNNNNNNNNNNNNNNNNNNNNNNNNNNNNNNNNNNNNNNNNNNNNNNNNNNNNNNNNNNNNNNNNNNNNNNNNNNNNNNNNNNNNNNNNNNNNNNNNNNNNNNNNNNNNNNNNNNNNNNNNNNNNNNNNNNNNNNNNNNNNNNNNNNNNNNNNNNNNNNNNNNNNNNNNNNNNNNNNNNNNNNNNNNNNNNNNNNNNNNNNNNNNNNNNNNNNNNNNNNNNNNNNNNNNNNNNNNNNNNNNNNNNNNNNNNNNNNNNNNNNNNNNNNNNNNNNNNNNNNNNNNNNNNNNNNNNNNNNNNNNNNNNNNNNNNNNNNNNNNNNNNNNNNNNNNNNNNNNNNNNNNNNNNNNNNNNNNNNNNNNNNNNNNNNNNNNNNNNNNNNNNNNNNNNNNNNNNNNNNNNNNNNNNNNNNNNNNNNNNNNNNNNNNNNNNNNNNNNNNNNNNNNNNNNNNNNNNNNNNNNNNNNNNNNNNNNNNNNNNNNNNNNNNNNNNNNNNNNNNNNNNNNNNNNNNNNNNNNNNNNNNNNNNNNNNNNNNNNNNNNNNNNNNNNNNNNNNNNNNNNNNNNNNNNNNNNNNNNNNNNNNNNNNNNNNNNNNNNNNNNNNNNNNNNNNNNNNNNNNNNNNNNNNNNNNNNNNNNNNNNNNNNNNNNNNNNNNNNNNNNNNNNNNNNNNNNNNNNNNNNNNNNNNNNNNNNNNNNNNNNNNNNNNNNNNNNNNNNNNNNNNNNNNNNNNNNNNNNNNNNNNNNNNNNNNNNNNNNNNNNNNNNNNNNNNNNNNNNNNNNNNNNNNNNNNNNNNNNNNNNNNNNNNNNNNNNNNNNNNNNNNNNNNNNNNNNNNNNNNNNNNNNNNNNNNNNNNNNNNNNNNNNNNNNNNNNNNNNNNNNNNNNNNNNNNNNNNNNNNNNNNNNNNNNNNNNNNNNNNNNNNNNNNNNNNNNNNNNNNNNNNNNNNNNNNNNNNNNNNNNNNNNNNNNNNNNNNNNNNNNNNNNNNNNNNNNNNNNNNNNNNNNNNNNNNNNNNNNNNNNNNNNNNNNNNNNNNNNNNNNNNNNNNNNNNNNNNNNNNNNNNNNNNNNNNNNNNNNNNNNNNNNNNNNNNNNNNNNNNNNNNNNNNNNNNNNNNNNNNNNNNNNNNNNNNNNNNNNNNNNNNNNNNNNNNNNNNNNNNNNNNNNNNNNNNNNNNNNNNNNNNNNNNNNNNNNNNNNNNNNNNNNNNNNNNNNNNNNNNNNNNNNNNNNNNNNNNNNNNNNNNNNNNNNNNNNNNNNNNNNNNNNNNNNNNNNNNNNNNNNNNNNNNNNNNNNNNNNNNNNNNNNNNNNNNNNNNNNNNNNNNNNNNNNNNNNNNNNNNNNNNNNNNNNNNNNNNNNNNNNNNNNNNNNNNNNNNNNNNNNNNNNNNNNNNNNNNNNNNNNNNNNNNNNNNNNNNNNNNNNNNNNNNNNNNNNNNNNNNNNNNNNNNNNNNNNNNNNNNNNNNNNNNNNNNNNNNNNNNNNNNNNNNNNNNNNNNNNNNNNNNNNNNNNNNNNNNNNNNNNNNNNNNNNNNNNNNNNNNNNNNNNNNNNNNNNNNNNNNNNNNNNNNNNNNNNNNNNNNNNNNNNNNNNNNNNNNNNNNNNNNNNNNNNNNNNNNNNNNNNNNNNNNNNNNNNNNNNNNNNNNNNNNNNNNNNNNNNNNNNNNNNNNNNNNNNNNNNNNNNNNNNNNNNNNNNNNNNNNNNNNNNNNNNNNNNNNNNNNNNNNNNNNNNNNNNNNNNNNNNNNNNNNNNNNNNNNNNNNNNNNNNNNNNNNNNNNNNNNNNNNNNNNNNNNNNNNNNNNNNNNNNNNNNNNNNNNNNNNNNNNNNNNNNNNNNNNNNNNNNNNNNNNNNNNNNNNNNNNNNNNNNNNNNNNNNNNNNNNNNNNNNNNNNNNNNNNNNNNNNNNNNNNNNNNNNNNNNNNNNNNNNNNNNNNNNNNNNNNNNNNNNNNNNNNNNNNNNNNNNNNNNNNNNNNNNNNNNNNNNNNNNNNNNNNNNNNNNNNNNNNNNNNNNNNNNNNNNNNNNNNNNNNNNNNNNNNNNNNNNNNNNNNNNNNNNNNNNNNNNNNNNNNNNNNNNNNNNNNNNNNNNNNNNNNNNNNNNNNNNNNNNNNNNNNNNNNNNNNNNNNNNNNNNNNNNNNNNNNNNNNNNNNNNNNNNNNNNNNNNNNNNNNNNNNNNNNNNNNNNNNNNNNNNNNNNNNNNNNNNNNNNNNNNNNNNNNNNNNNNNNNNNNNNNNNNNNNNNNNNNNNNNNNNNNNNNNNNNNNNNNNNNNNNNNNNNNNNNNNNNNNNNNNNNNNNNNNNNNNNNNNNNNNNNNNNNNNNNNNNNNNNNNNNNNNNNNNNNNNNNNNNNNNNNNNNNNNNNNNNNNNNNNNNNNNNNNNNNNNNNNNNNNNNNNNNNNNNNNNNNNNNNNNNNNNNNNNNNNNNNNNNNNNNNNNNNNNNNNNNNNNNNNNNNNNNNNTCCACGCAGGTGACATCGAACACGGCGCGGCCGCCTTGCAGCACCACGGGCGCAGCGCAGTCCTTGACGAGCTGTGAGCAGTGGGGACACTGAACACAGGGCTGTCCTCCCACCCCCAACCCGGGAGCCCCCCAGCACCCGCCAGCCCAGCGCGGTGCTCACCCCGTCCTCCTTGAACTCGCAGCTGTCGAGCTGGGCGCCCGAGCGCGCCTGGCACCGCGTCTCCATGATGGTGAAGTTGAGGttgtgcagggagctgagctggaCGTTCTGTGGGACAGGGGACAGCGTGGTGGCAGCCACCCGGCACCCCCGGCCACACCGGGCATGGCTCAGAGCCGGCAGGGGGAGCAGCCTCGCATCCCCGTCTGGATGTCCCCTGTTTGTCCCCATGATGTGCCCATGCTGACCCTGTGCTTTCCCATTGGTTTCCCCATCATGTCCTGTTGATGTCCCCAAGGACTATCCCCCAGGATTTTCCCAGGGTGCCCCCAGAATGACTCCCAAATGTTACGAAGACATTCCCACAGTGTCCCTGTAAGTGTACCCATGCCATCCCCATGGTGACCCCTTGCTGTCCTCATGTTGCCCCCTGGATGTCCACATGATATTCCCTAAGTGTCCCCATGATGTTCCCCAAAGTCTCCCCATGCTGTCCGTACTCTGTTTCCATGCTATCCCCACACTGTGGCCACACTGTCCCTCTACAATCCCAACAGTGTCACCAAGATGTCCCCACGgtgtcccccagtgtccccatgatcttccccacgctgtccccatcATGTCCCCACACGTGCGCTCACCGGGCCGGGCTCGGGGTCGGCAGTGAGCAGCCGGAATGCGTTCTGCACCTCGGGCCGCTGGTTGTAGGTGTCCACGGCCTGGGTCAGAGCCTGGGTGTAGCCCAGGGGGGCCGGGAGGGCGCAGGCCCCCCCCAGCAGCgccagcaccagcacccagcagctcgGCATCCTTACCCCGTGCCCGCCCCAAGCCCCCAGCGCCTTTTATCAGCCCTGAAGTTGGGCAACGTGGAAACACGGGGCCTGGGGGAAGCAGCCACAATGCGGCCGTTATCCGTGGGGGAAAACCTGTGGTGGGGACATCTCGAAGCTCAACACTGCTGTGCCCtcagaagaaagagaatgagaatGGTGGCTGGAAGCCAATCATGACCCAACACGGGAAATTCTCTTAAACGTTTTATTGAGAGGTGGTTCAGCAAAGGGTCAGGTTCCCACAGAGGTTGTAGCTCGGTCTCCCGGCACGCAGCTGCCACCCGTAGCAGGAACGAGTTCTCACAAAGGTCAGAACTCACAGAttcattaaggctggaaaagacccctGAGACCACCAcgtccatccccatcccaccccaccatgcccactgaccacgtccctcagtgccacatctccgcggttctggaacacctccaaggagagtgaccccaccacctccctgggcagcctgtgccactgcattaccactctttcagagaagaaatatttcctaatctCCAACCTGAACCgcctctggtgcaacttaaagccatcacctctcatcctagCACTGTTACCTGCAAGCAGAGGCCGGCTCCCATCACACTacagtctcctttcagggagctgtagggAGCAGTAAGGTCCCCCCTGAATGCCCGAGAGCAGCACCAACACCCCCAAAACTCATCTGGAAGACTTTCTGGGAACCTCCACCAGGGCTGCCCTGTGCAGAACATGGggtcacagaatggtttggctGGAAAGGTCCTCACAGCCCAGCCATGGGCACGCAGCGTGCAGGGACCCCCTCCCACAGCCAGCCcgctgctgagcactgcagggatgggacactCGCAGACACTCCTCCTGATGCCAAACCTCAATCTCTtcccttttaatttaaagctattccctttgtcctgtcactccACGCCCAAACAAACAGCATCGGGGCGTGCCCAGCACATAAATCTCCTTTTATTTGCTCTCCGCCCAGTGTTGCCAGAGCACCGCCCTGGGCTCTGTTTGGTTTCCCCGTTCCCACAGCCGGGCCCGGGGTTGGGGCCGGACTGACCGGACCTGACCTGACCGGACCCGGTCAGAGCTGCAGACCCAGGCCCGAGCTCCGCCGCACAGCGCCCTTCACAAAATGGCGGCGCCCAGCAGCCGCGAACCGGAAGCGCTTCCTCTTTCGCGCTCGATTTGGTCAGGGGACTCAGGGAGCTCAGCCAATAGGAAATGGTTGCACTATGATGATGTCATCAGACTGCGCCAGAGCGCATGCGCACTTCCTCTCATTGCCGGGCTAACGTGCGGCGGGGCTGGGCGAGGTCAGCGCTGATGGCTGCGGTTCCGCGGCCCGGGGTGATCGGGAGCGGGGTTCGGGCACTCGGGGGGCTGTGTCCAGACCTAGATCGGGGTTTCAGAAGGGCTATGTGCCCTGGGGCCGCTGCGGGTCCCGCCTAGTCGCCGGCCTAGAGCTCGGCCGGTTTGTCCATGGGGTCAGACGGGGAGACCTAGGCCTCAGGTTGCGCCAGGGGATGTTTGAGCGGGGCGTTAGGGAGGATTTAGGATTATGGAGCATCGGAACAGGATGCCCCGGGAAGTGGaggagtccccatccctggggataTTTAAAGGACACgtggatgtggtgctgagggacatggcttagtgatAGGCTTGAGCGTGCTGGGTTAATGGGTGGACTTGGTGAACTTGGAGGCATCTCCCAACCAAAGTGATACCGTGGTTCTGTCCGTGTGGGAccctttcagttttgttctacGGGGTATTCATAGGGATGCTCTGCGTTTCTGTGCTTCGCAGCTGTAAACCCATTACCTCCCCTCTTTCCCCCCCGAAACCCCTCCCATTCTtaaagcctttcttttcctcctccagcatccccaggatgcagcactgagccccTCAGACCCCCGCCATGGCAGCCCGGCTGAtgcagcgctgctgctggcgGCACCTCACCACCTTCGCCTGCGCTCCTGCTGCCGCCCCggccactctgctgctgccctctgggAAGGTGCCAGCAGCCAGGGCCCTGCCACGTGTACCTCTTGCCTCCATTCACACCTCTATCTCCTCCAGTTGGACCGCAGACAGGTTCTCTGTcaaagagcaggaggaagaaaacagaaactcGGAGCACACAGTGATCCTGAACCTCATCGAGGCTGCCACGAGTCCTCAAGAACTCTTCCAGCTGGGTGAACTTCACTCTCTAAATAGCAACCAAGCTTCGCTGGTGGTTACTCGACTTTCCCGGCTTGCAGCGGAAAAGAAGCTGGAAACAGAGGGCATTGTGCAAGATGAACGCTTTCAGCAGCTCATTGAGATCGTGGATTCTCAGGTGAGTTCCCTCCTTGTGATGGAGGCAATTTGGAGAAAGAATGGAGCTGGGAAGGCTGGCCTGGAGCAGTGAGCattgcctttttccttccctcctgaattttcacttttcatagCTGCTGCCTTCACAGACTAAAATGAATCACCTTGCAAAGTCCCTGTGTCAACAAATTGGGGATTTTGAATGTTAGGGTCTGGGCTTGCTTTTTCAGCTGCACCCTGCATTGGGTTTTCCACCTCCAGGTAACTCTGGCAGATTGCCCTGAGAGCACTCAGGTCCTTCTCGCACCCAACCACTGAGCCACTCCCCAGCGCTGTATTAGGATGTTGCAGTGCTGGAGTTGGAGTAGGCAGGGCAGTTAAAGACTCTGTTTGCTGGAGGCCACCTGGTTCATCCTACCCTGAGCACTGTCAGCCGTGGTGCTGCCttatttgttctgctgctcaCTGAGGTCATATCCCAGCCACGCCACGGGGAAATTTAGGTGTCTGCACCTCCAGAGAAGGGTAAAAtctacttaaatatttttacttgcCTCCCAGATATCTCAGGTGTGGAATAACACCTTGGTGAACCTCCTGAAGAGCCTGTACttgctggggatggagggcagcagcagggagatgcaGTCGGTGGAGCACGAGGTGCTGTGGCGGTTGCGGCGGCTCACCTTCCGCCAGCTCGCCTCCTTGGCAGAGTTCTTGGCTGTCAAGAAGGGCAAGGAGAGCAAGCTGCTCAGTGAGGTCATCAAGAAGCTGGAGCTGAGGTGGACGGAGCTGGAGGGCACCCGAACCGTGGTGATGCTGATTGCCAAGGTCGGGTACATCTCCCCTGTGCTGATGGACCGGCTGGAGGACAAGGTATGGGCTCGGGTGCCCCGTTCCCTTGGGGTGGGACATCTCCTGGAGGCAGTGACAGCGTGAGGGACATTCTCTGTGGGCACTGCTCCACCAGCATGTTCCTGTCAGCCTGTCTTGCGGAGGAGCAGGCTACATGCAGGTTGCTTCCTGTGTGCAAAGGTGCTtctaagaaatgttttcctctttggagCCACGCAGATGGGGAGCTCACACGTGGGAGCTCCCAGACCTGCGCCGGTCTGAGCTGCTCAGAGGTGAACTGGGCTGATGTGCTTTGCCTTGCAGCTAGAATTACCTTCACTTTGTGGTAGAGTTACCTTAGCTCAGCTGGCAGGCAGTAACTTGCAGAGGCAGCATAATGTCACTGCCAAAAGCATTGTCCTCTGGCTCTCTGTGAAAGTCAGGCTGTGAGCAAGGAGTCTGCAGGGAGGTCTGCACTCCGGCAGGTCCCTCTTTCTGTCACTtccaggagcagggagatgtCTTTTTGGGTTGGAACTGCCACGGGGCCATGAGTGCAGCTGCGTCAAATTCGGTCCTTGCTCAGCCCCGCGCTGGGGACCGGCCAAACAGCTGCCACAGCAACAACCCCTGCAGCTCATGGGCCCCACTGTCGTTCTCCCTCAACCCTGGGGATAAATAAATGCTGCAGACACTGCACGGTGGCAAAGCAGGACGCCGTTGTGGGGTTGTCAGCTTATGCAGAGCCTAAACTACAGATGTTGGGCAGGTGAAAACAGGAGTTACAGTGAGAAGCAGGGCAGTGATTCAGCAGCCTTTCCTGCAGTCCTTGGAGAGGGGCTCAGCCAGTGATGTCCTGAGGGGTGGCACATCCCACTCCACGTGAAGCCCGTGTCTGTGTGGgttgctttgtgcttttcccTCTATGTCTCCATGTTTCTTACCAGGCTCTGGAGCTTGCCGAGCAGTTCAGCCCTGAAGACATCCGAAAAATCACTTTGGCTCTGGCGTACCAGAACCGGCGCAGCGTGCCTCTGCTCCGTGCCATGTCGTACCACCTGATCCAGAAGCACTCAGAGCTCAACCTCAGCGTCCTGATGGACCTGATTTTTGCCTATGGTAAGCAGCTGGGCTCTGTCACGACCCGTTGAGTTGGGCGTTACTGTGCCTGCATAGGTCAGAGAGCCCTCTGTGTGGCAGCACCGTGCTTAGTGCAGGTCTGTTCCTCGCCGCTCTCGCCCCCGAGCCCCTTTGGGCAAGGGATGTCCTGGTTTTCCTTGCAGCACGCAGGACAGTGGCTCTAAAATAGTTGGTTTCTTTTCACCCAAGGTGTCCCAGTGGCAACATGATGAACGTTTGAAAAGTGGCATGGTGCCTTAGGTGCAAGTGCTGCAGACAGCCAGCATGGTGACAGTCACCTTTATTGTGTTACTGGCCACAGAGTAGACCAAAGCCATCAGATATGGATGGTGACAGACCTGGTGCAAAACAGCTCTGCTAGGCACAGGCCTGCACTAACTCATACCCTGTGTTATCATTCTTggttcttcccttctttctgtttgcttctctgtgcttctgtctGCAAGTTGGGATGAAGGAAGCCAGGAGAGCTGCTCAGTGTCTGGCTTCTGGAGGTGGGAACAGATCTTCTGTCCAGCACTGGCGCAGTGTGGCTGTCATGGGTTGgatgttctttaaaaatacagaaatgatcCCACTACCGCTGGCCTTGGAAGGAGCTCATGCTTCTTGTGTTGATGCTACCACCATGCTATTCAGTTGGTAAATTTGGAATGACTTTCAAGGGAAGTAAGTGGTGGATGTTCCACGTCACAGCCTCCAAATCCCTGCTGGACGTCCTTCTGGGACACATTGgggcccagcagcccccagccttAAAATCCCTGAGGTGGATAAGTCCAGTGGCTGGTTGTAGTTTGGGAGCAGTGCTGTCTCTCGCTGGTTCAGGCAGGGCTGTAGCAGCTCGGTGGTGGAGATGctggactgggagcactgggattGAGAGCTGGTGGGAGCGGCAGGACCTGGCTGGATGAGAAGGGGCAGGGCCAAGACTCACAGCTCCCGTACCAGCTCTGTGTCAGTGGCTGCCACTTTCTTTTGCTCCTTtaaggaaaactgaatttccACCAGCCCCAGGTCTTCCAGAAGATAGCCACTGACCTGCACCCCCACGTTCCTGCAATGACGCCCGTCGAGGTGACGCGCTGCATCCGCTCCTTCGCCCTCCTCAAGTGGCTCAGCCTGCCCCTGTTTGAGGCCATCTCTCAGGTGAGGAGGCAGGGGCCAGGATAGTGCCCACTGGCACCAGTATGACCGTGACACACGGACCGGTTCTCCTCTCTCCAGAGATGGCAGGGAGCAGTCAGAATCCACACAGGTCTGGGGCCAGCTTCAGCTCCTTCTGAGCCTCTGTTCCAGTGTGCTGCGCTCCCCAGGCAGCTCCCAAGCTCTGCCCCAGTTCTGATGCCTGCACCTCTGCCTGTGCCAGACAAGTGGGAGTATTATGGAGCTCTGCTTCCACTCACAGCCTTCCCTTGTGCCAGGATAAAATCCTAGGGAGGCACTGAAGGATCCTTTCCTTGTTGTTCCCATTTCGCCCTCATCAAAAGATTGATGTTTTCAATCTTTTTCTGTCAGTGCTTGTTCCTCAACGTCTGGTTTTgctctctctgtctttcagtATGCCCTGGACAATGCCAAGCAGCTGTCTGTCGCCCACCTGTGCAGTATCATCCTGTCTTTTGCCCGCCTTAACTTCCAGCCCAGTGGAAGCGAGGACTTCTTTAACATGGTAACCTGCCTCCTTTTCGCCTCTCTGTCAACCTTCCTCCTCCCTGGAGTCAGTGGGAAGGCTGCACATCTCCTGGCATAACCCAGAGCACGAGTGGGTGCAGGAAATGGGAATGGGGAGCCCAGAGCTCAGGCCAGGCTGAAAAACCCATAGTGACTCTCTgtggctgtgtgctggctgATAACCAAACTGGTTTGTCCCTGGCTAGTGCTGAGTCCCTGTAGGCTAGCTCTTCCAGCAGATGTGAGCAGCGTGTGGTCATTCAGGTGCCCTCCTGAACTCCGATTGCTGCAATTAACTCCATAACGAAGCCCTAAGTTCACAGTCACGCACCCATTCTCAGCAGGTCAGAGGTGTCCCAGCCCATCCAAGCCCTGGGTGTGGCAGTGCTGTTGGGGAGGATGGAGGCTGCCAGCCGTAGAGCTGCTCACTGCTGCCCTGCCCGAGGGCTTTGCAGGAAGATTTCTGCAGCCCAGGGTGAGCAGATGAGACCAAGTGGAGGGGGAGCCTCGTGCCACAGAGATAGAGTTAGCATTCCTGGTTAGCAGTGGGGTCTGGACTCTTTGCCAGCAGTAATCGCAGTCAGCATGAAGGGAGGCTGTGTAGCAAGTGCAAAACTATTGATTTTTGAggcattgcaaaaaaaaaaacaacaaaaaccactcAGAAGACTGGCACCTGGAACTGTGAACCTGCAGCAAGGCTGCTGGAGAGCAGTCCTGAATTCTATTGTCAGCAAATAGCCCAggagaagcactgcagaagcagGGCCATCTGCAGAGATGTGCTGAGCTGTGGCTTTGGTTCTGGCAGGTCCacgaggagctgcagggccagctggacagcctggAACCCCAGCTGCTGACTGACCTGGTCTGGTCACTCTGCGTGCTGCAGCAAGCCAAGGCGCCCTACCTGCAGCACGTGCTGGCACCCAACTTCCACGCTGGGATCCGAGGTAATGTGGCACAGGGAGCCAGAGCTCAGGCTTGGCTCTCAGAGTGGGAATTCTGGGTCTAGTGCATCTGTGTTAGGGCCAGCACAGGTTGTGagctcagctgctgagcagggaggGGTTGGtctccccagcactgtgcccgTGGGGTTGAACCCAGCAGGGTGACACGATGCCCTCAGCCTTCTGGTTGGAACCATGCACCCCAAGGCTCAGCCTTGTTCTtggctccagcactgcctgcacGTCTTCCCCAAGCACGCAGAGGTGATGGGAGGGCTTGGTATCTCCTAACCAAACACAGGGGAGGTGCAGCCCAGTCAAATTCAGTCTCTGCCTCCTCCATGGCGAGCGCTGGCCATCCGGCTGCCACAGCAACGTCTGTAGTTCATGGGCCCCACGTCCCCTCCCATGGGACCCTGGGGATAAAATCGTGCCACAGacactggggctgtgccctcCGAGCAAGGGCTCAGCCGGGTCTCACCCTGTGCTTGGGCAGTGCTGCCCCTTCTACCCATGCATCACGTGCGTGGCCGTTTGCAATCTGTATCCTGATGCCAGCAGACAGAGATCCATCGTGGTGGATTATCAggccctgcttgagcagcagcagtgggattgGAAGCAGAAATCCTGATTGGATGGGCTGAGCAAGCCGCAGGAtcagctctttgttttcctcctcctgccaggCGATCCATCCCCCAAGGCTCAGAACTTGCGGATGAAGCTCATCCAAATCAATGCTGCTGCCAAGCTGGAGAGCCCCGAGTACCAGGGGC
This genomic interval carries:
- the LOC110394988 gene encoding cathelicidin-1, which encodes MPSCWVLVLALLGGACALPAPLGYTQALTQAVDTYNQRPEVQNAFRLLTADPEPGPNVQLSSLHNLNFTIMETRCQARSGAQLDSCEFKEDGLVKDCAAPVVLQGGRAVFDVTCVDSMSDPVRVKRFWPLVIRTVAAGYNLYRAIKRK
- the TBRG4 gene encoding protein TBRG4 isoform X1, whose product is MAARLMQRCCWRHLTTFACAPAAAPATLLLPSGKVPAARALPRVPLASIHTSISSSWTADRFSVKEQEEENRNSEHTVILNLIEAATSPQELFQLGELHSLNSNQASLVVTRLSRLAAEKKLETEGIVQDERFQQLIEIVDSQISQVWNNTLVNLLKSLYLLGMEGSSREMQSVEHEVLWRLRRLTFRQLASLAEFLAVKKGKESKLLSEVIKKLELRWTELEGTRTVVMLIAKVGYISPVLMDRLEDKALELAEQFSPEDIRKITLALAYQNRRSVPLLRAMSYHLIQKHSELNLSVLMDLIFAYGKLNFHQPQVFQKIATDLHPHVPAMTPVEVTRCIRSFALLKWLSLPLFEAISQYALDNAKQLSVAHLCSIILSFARLNFQPSGSEDFFNMVHEELQGQLDSLEPQLLTDLVWSLCVLQQAKAPYLQHVLAPNFHAGIRGDPSPKAQNLRMKLIQINAAAKLESPEYQGPFLPAEMLSAAEPAGEKVTVLQSSLREALAGVLGSQDNGRWDVRTIYGCQIDAEVVLNSENKPLPLKDFAAPHLPHSEGTKPLPPGAKRVAFLRWEFPNFSNRSKELLGRYAMARRHIQAAGFLVVDVSSQPSAPGASRGPVLGLATVIPSWPPVRRPPGAERGSVMEEDSRQGLSALIPAPQQRCALLGSCIIQPPEVIIAVLAELCSGQGPEHGSVGAGGRRATWPRALSPRISLRSLRGAQAPVPSHGAAAL
- the TBRG4 gene encoding protein TBRG4 isoform X2 yields the protein MAARLMQRCCWRHLTTFACAPAAAPATLLLPSGKVPAARALPRVPLASIHTSISSSWTADRFSVKEQEEENRNSEHTVILNLIEAATSPQELFQLGELHSLNSNQASLVVTRLSRLAAEKKLETEGIVQDERFQQLIEIVDSQISQVWNNTLVNLLKSLYLLGMEGSSREMQSVEHEVLWRLRRLTFRQLASLAEFLAVKKGKESKLLSEVIKKLELRWTELEGTRTVVMLIAKVGYISPVLMDRLEDKALELAEQFSPEDIRKITLALAYQNRRSVPLLRAMSYHLIQKHSELNLSVLMDLIFAYGKLNFHQPQVFQKIATDLHPHVPAMTPVEVTRCIRSFALLKWLSLPLFEAISQYALDNAKQLSVAHLCSIILSFARLNFQPSGSEDFFNMVHEELQGQLDSLEPQLLTDLVWSLCVLQQAKAPYLQHVLAPNFHAGIRGDPSPKAQNLRMKLIQINAAAKLESPEYQGPFLPAEMLSAAEPAGEKVTVLQSSLREALAGVLGSQDNGRWDVRTIYGCQIDAEVVLNSENKPLPLKDFAAPHLPHSEGTKPLPPGAKRVAFLRWEFPNFSNRSKELLGRYAMARRHIQAAGFLVVDVPHYEFLELKLERQRAAYLRDKLHKVVAKELAS